The following are from one region of the Cloacibacterium sp. TD35 genome:
- a CDS encoding cysteine desulfurase family protein, with protein sequence MTQIYLDNAATTPLLDEVIDAMVVVMKNNFGNPSSTHTLGQEAKTILEETRRKIATSLHVSPAEIIYTSCGTEANNLILKSAVEDLKIERIITTELEHKCVAESVENLKNSKNVEVIYLNVNEKGDVDIDQLQQLLKSSDKKTLVSLMHGNNEIGNLLDLDKVANICKENGAYFHSDTVQTMAHLPLDFSKTLVDFASCSAHKFHGPKGAGFAFIRKSTHLKAQIHGGTQERNLRAGTENVVGIAGLGKAFEIATDNLEKFSSHIQEIKDYAIQRLSEKIPGILFNGRSAESDMSLYTVLSVSLPSQNPLIGLQLDMKGIAVSQGSACSSGAAKPSSVLSKILSEETQQNTTPLRISFSHKTTKEEIDALVNALVEILRL encoded by the coding sequence ATGACACAGATATATTTAGATAATGCTGCTACTACACCACTTTTAGACGAAGTGATAGATGCGATGGTAGTGGTCATGAAAAACAATTTCGGGAATCCTTCTTCTACACATACCCTTGGTCAAGAAGCCAAAACGATTCTAGAAGAAACCCGTAGAAAAATTGCCACTTCTTTACATGTTTCCCCAGCAGAAATTATCTACACCTCTTGCGGAACTGAAGCCAATAATTTAATTCTGAAATCTGCGGTTGAAGATTTAAAAATCGAAAGAATTATTACCACAGAACTAGAACATAAATGTGTAGCAGAATCGGTAGAAAATCTCAAAAATTCTAAAAACGTAGAAGTAATCTACCTCAATGTCAATGAAAAAGGAGATGTAGATATAGATCAATTACAGCAGCTTTTGAAGTCTTCAGATAAAAAGACTTTGGTGAGTTTAATGCACGGCAATAATGAAATCGGTAATCTTTTAGACCTTGATAAAGTTGCAAATATTTGCAAAGAAAACGGAGCGTATTTTCATTCGGATACGGTTCAAACGATGGCACATTTGCCTTTGGATTTTTCTAAAACTTTAGTAGATTTTGCAAGTTGTAGTGCGCACAAATTCCATGGGCCAAAAGGTGCAGGTTTTGCTTTCATCAGAAAGTCTACTCATTTAAAAGCTCAAATTCACGGTGGAACTCAAGAGCGAAATTTAAGAGCTGGAACTGAAAACGTGGTAGGAATTGCAGGATTAGGAAAGGCATTTGAAATTGCTACTGACAATTTAGAAAAATTCTCTTCTCATATTCAAGAAATTAAGGATTACGCCATCCAAAGACTTTCAGAAAAAATTCCAGGAATTCTTTTTAATGGAAGAAGTGCAGAAAGTGATATGAGTCTTTATACGGTTTTAAGTGTTTCTTTACCTTCACAGAATCCGTTGATTGGGTTACAGCTAGACATGAAAGGAATTGCAGTTTCACAAGGAAGTGCATGTAGTTCTGGAGCAGCAAAACCATCATCTGTACTTTCTAAAATTTTAAGTGAAGAAACCCAGCAAAACACTACTCCGCTTAGAATTTCTTTTTCTCACAAAACAACAAAAGAAGAAATAGATGCGCTGGTTAATGCATTGGTAGAAATCTTGCGATTATAG
- the trxA gene encoding thioredoxin, translated as MAVELTDSNFQELVLNSDKPVLVDFWAAWCGPCRMLGPIIEELHDDFQGKAIVGKVDVDNNQQVSMDYGIRNIPTVLIFKNGEVVDKFVGVAPKAAIAEKLNAYL; from the coding sequence ATGGCAGTAGAATTAACAGACAGCAATTTTCAAGAATTGGTATTAAATTCAGATAAACCAGTATTAGTAGATTTTTGGGCAGCTTGGTGTGGACCATGTAGAATGCTTGGACCAATCATTGAAGAACTTCATGATGATTTCCAAGGAAAAGCGATAGTAGGAAAAGTAGATGTAGATAATAATCAACAAGTATCTATGGATTATGGGATTAGAAATATCCCTACTGTTTTGATTTTTAAGAACGGAGAAGTAGTAGATAAATTCGTAGGTGTAGCTCCTAAAGCGGCTATTGCAGAGAAATTAAACGCATATTTGTAA
- a CDS encoding acyl-CoA thioesterase, which translates to MKLVHIKEIVVSDEHLDQNNHVNNVQYVHWVEEMAKEHWDILKNSTPFADDFWVLSDHHIQYKKQVFKGELLTLKTYPEKPEGIRQPRKVEFYRGEELVVDSRTLWILMDSQNLKIKRVQDDWLEKI; encoded by the coding sequence ATGAAACTGGTTCATATCAAAGAAATTGTAGTAAGTGACGAGCATTTAGACCAAAATAATCATGTGAATAATGTTCAATATGTACATTGGGTAGAAGAAATGGCAAAAGAACATTGGGATATTTTAAAAAATAGTACTCCATTTGCAGATGATTTTTGGGTGCTTTCTGACCATCATATCCAGTATAAGAAGCAAGTTTTTAAGGGAGAATTGCTTACACTGAAAACATATCCCGAAAAACCAGAAGGAATAAGGCAACCCAGAAAAGTAGAGTTTTATAGAGGTGAAGAATTGGTAGTAGATTCTAGAACGCTTTGGATTCTGATGGATAGCCAGAATTTAAAAATTAAAAGAGTTCAAGATGATTGGTTAGAAAAAATATAG
- a CDS encoding TIGR01212 family radical SAM protein (This family includes YhcC from E. coli K-12, an uncharacterized radical SAM protein.) — protein MSVKTLAYGEKNYNYYSAYLREKYQGKRVYKAIVDGGFTCPNRDGSKGYGGCTYCNTDSFTPASRNLDSIREQVLHGMENATQNYKAEKFIIYFQPNSNTYAPVEELKLLYDEALKINSENIVGLSVGTRPDCINAEIVTLLESYKNKGLEVDIELGIESIYNETLQNLNRGCTHEDFISAMKLLENSSLDVCVHTILGLPGETREMIVKYADEINMFEKINFVKFHHLHIVKGSIMGVKYKREPFPLFTLEEYTDILCEILPKLRPDIVIQRLFALSDVDMLIAPKWGLKKSQIQNYIDAELERRNIIQGSEYR, from the coding sequence ATGTCTGTCAAAACGCTTGCTTACGGAGAAAAAAACTATAATTATTACAGTGCTTACCTCAGAGAAAAATATCAAGGAAAGCGCGTGTATAAAGCCATTGTAGACGGTGGCTTTACCTGCCCAAACAGAGATGGCTCCAAAGGTTATGGCGGTTGTACCTATTGCAATACAGATTCTTTTACTCCTGCTTCTAGAAATCTAGATTCTATTCGTGAACAGGTTTTACACGGCATGGAAAACGCTACTCAAAATTATAAAGCAGAAAAATTTATTATTTACTTTCAGCCTAATTCTAATACTTATGCGCCAGTAGAAGAACTAAAATTATTGTACGATGAAGCGTTAAAAATAAATTCAGAAAATATTGTAGGTTTATCCGTAGGAACACGCCCTGATTGTATTAATGCAGAGATTGTAACACTTCTAGAAAGTTATAAAAACAAAGGTTTAGAGGTAGATATAGAACTGGGAATAGAATCTATTTACAACGAAACTTTGCAAAATCTTAATCGTGGTTGCACTCATGAAGATTTCATTTCTGCCATGAAACTTTTAGAAAATTCTTCATTAGATGTTTGCGTTCACACCATTTTGGGTTTACCAGGCGAAACACGAGAAATGATTGTAAAATATGCTGATGAAATTAACATGTTTGAGAAAATTAATTTCGTGAAGTTTCATCACTTACACATCGTAAAAGGCTCTATTATGGGTGTAAAATACAAAAGAGAACCCTTCCCGCTCTTCACTTTGGAAGAATACACTGACATTCTCTGTGAAATTCTGCCAAAATTAAGGCCAGACATCGTCATACAAAGACTTTTTGCTTTATCTGATGTAGATATGCTCATCGCACCAAAATGGGGCTTAAAAAAGTCTCAAATTCAAAATTACATTGATGCTGAACTGGAGAGAAGAAACATCATTCAAGGAAGTGAGTATAGATGA
- a CDS encoding PDZ domain-containing protein, translating into MKILSFLFLIISLSINAQDGFQILEDKKKVNIPFRQINNLVFLDLKVNNVNLTFLLDTGVSETLLFSLENKEVVFENVEKIRFTGLGGSNYIEGIKSTKNKVEVNKTLVDFSHEIYIILDEDFNFSSHVGIPVNGIIGYHFFKNNPIKIDFEKHLITVYNRKFYSEKNFRKFEKLPMSIEAKKPYHIAEVQQTKDFFPAKMLIDLGNSDAMWLFPNRIPNFNYNKPNIDDFLGRGFNGDIYGKRSRIHALKLGNNILNTPIVAMPSEESVKSMNFVKERIGSIGADVLKRFTIGFDYQNSVFFIKKNKSIKEPFRFNMSGLDIKHDRMKWEKDLVKVDIPTLPESNNEKGTTIRIQNTSEFQYKFVLKPEYSIAGVRENSPGFLAEIKKGDKLLEINGKKTSDMTLQQINEIFMSEEEKTITLKLLRNSLTLIKEFVLKDPIPYQEN; encoded by the coding sequence ATGAAAATCTTATCTTTTCTTTTTCTGATTATTTCTTTATCCATCAATGCTCAAGATGGCTTTCAGATATTAGAGGATAAGAAAAAGGTAAATATTCCTTTTCGGCAAATCAACAATTTAGTTTTTCTGGATTTAAAAGTCAATAATGTAAACCTTACTTTTTTATTAGACACTGGCGTTTCCGAAACTTTACTTTTTAGCTTAGAAAATAAAGAAGTAGTCTTCGAAAACGTAGAAAAAATAAGATTTACAGGGTTAGGAGGAAGCAATTATATAGAAGGCATAAAATCTACGAAAAACAAAGTAGAAGTCAATAAAACTTTAGTTGATTTCAGTCACGAAATTTATATCATCTTAGATGAAGATTTCAACTTCTCTTCTCATGTAGGAATCCCTGTTAATGGTATTATTGGTTATCATTTTTTTAAAAACAATCCTATAAAAATAGATTTTGAAAAGCATCTCATTACTGTTTACAATAGAAAATTCTATTCTGAAAAAAACTTTAGAAAATTTGAAAAACTACCTATGAGTATTGAGGCTAAAAAACCTTATCACATTGCCGAAGTACAACAAACCAAAGATTTTTTCCCAGCAAAAATGCTCATCGATTTAGGAAATAGTGATGCTATGTGGCTGTTCCCTAATAGAATTCCCAATTTCAATTATAACAAACCTAATATAGACGATTTTTTAGGAAGAGGATTCAATGGAGATATCTATGGAAAACGCAGCAGAATTCATGCACTGAAACTAGGAAACAACATTCTAAATACACCAATTGTAGCTATGCCTAGCGAAGAATCAGTAAAATCTATGAATTTCGTAAAAGAAAGAATAGGCTCTATAGGTGCAGATGTTCTAAAAAGATTCACCATTGGTTTTGACTATCAAAATAGCGTATTTTTCATTAAAAAGAACAAATCTATCAAAGAACCTTTCAGATTTAACATGAGCGGTTTAGACATCAAACATGATAGGATGAAATGGGAAAAAGACCTTGTAAAAGTAGATATTCCTACACTTCCAGAGTCTAATAACGAAAAGGGAACCACCATTAGAATACAAAACACCAGTGAATTTCAATACAAATTTGTATTAAAACCAGAGTATTCTATTGCAGGAGTTAGAGAAAACTCACCAGGGTTTTTAGCAGAGATAAAAAAAGGAGACAAACTCTTAGAAATCAATGGCAAAAAGACTTCTGATATGACACTTCAACAAATCAATGAGATTTTTATGTCTGAAGAAGAAAAAACAATTACCCTAAAACTTCTAAGAAATTCATTAACTTTAATCAAAGAATTTGTTCTAAAAGACCCTATTCCTTATCAAGAAAATTAA
- the ahcY gene encoding adenosylhomocysteinase yields METKTQYLPYKVKDISLAEWGRKEIQLAEAEMPGLMALREEYGPSQPLKGARIAGCLHMTIQTAVLIETLVHLGAEVTWSSCNIFSTQDHAAAAIAAAGIPVYAWKGMNAEEFDWCIEQTIFFGEDRKPLNMILDDGGDLTNMVFDKFPELTAGIKGLSEETTTGVHRLYERMANGTLVMPAINVNDSVTKSKFDNKYGCRESAVDAIRRATDVMLAGKRVVVCGFGDVGKGTAASFRGAGSIVTVTEIDPICALQAAMEGYEVKKLDTVIENADIVITTTGNFNIVRAEHFKKMKDKTIVCNIGHFDNEIDMAWLNENYVNTKTEVKPQVDIYNVDGKEIIILAEGRLVNLGCATGHPSFVMSNSFTNQTLAQIELWTNSEAYENKVYMLPKHLDEKVAALHLKKLGVELETLSPEQAKYIGVEVEGPFKPEYYRY; encoded by the coding sequence ATGGAAACTAAAACTCAATATTTACCTTACAAAGTTAAGGATATTTCCCTAGCAGAATGGGGACGCAAAGAAATTCAACTTGCCGAAGCAGAAATGCCAGGTTTAATGGCGTTAAGAGAAGAATATGGTCCTTCTCAACCATTAAAAGGGGCTAGAATTGCGGGTTGTCTTCACATGACTATTCAAACTGCTGTTCTCATCGAAACTTTGGTTCACCTTGGTGCAGAAGTAACTTGGTCTTCATGTAATATTTTCTCTACTCAAGATCATGCTGCTGCTGCTATTGCTGCTGCTGGAATCCCAGTTTACGCATGGAAAGGAATGAATGCAGAAGAATTCGATTGGTGTATTGAACAAACGATTTTCTTTGGAGAAGACAGAAAACCATTAAACATGATTTTAGATGATGGTGGTGACTTAACAAACATGGTTTTTGATAAATTCCCAGAATTAACTGCTGGAATCAAAGGTCTTTCTGAAGAGACTACAACTGGTGTTCACAGATTATACGAAAGAATGGCAAACGGAACTCTAGTAATGCCTGCAATAAATGTAAATGATTCTGTTACTAAATCTAAATTTGATAACAAATATGGTTGTAGAGAATCTGCTGTAGATGCAATCAGAAGAGCGACAGACGTAATGCTAGCTGGTAAAAGAGTTGTAGTTTGTGGTTTCGGAGATGTAGGTAAAGGTACTGCTGCTTCATTTAGAGGAGCTGGTTCTATCGTTACTGTTACAGAAATAGACCCAATCTGTGCTTTACAAGCTGCTATGGAAGGTTACGAAGTGAAAAAACTAGACACTGTAATCGAAAATGCTGATATTGTAATCACTACTACTGGTAACTTTAATATTGTTAGAGCTGAACATTTCAAAAAAATGAAAGATAAGACCATCGTTTGTAATATTGGTCACTTTGATAACGAAATTGACATGGCTTGGTTAAACGAAAACTATGTTAATACCAAAACTGAAGTAAAACCACAAGTAGATATTTACAATGTAGATGGTAAAGAAATTATCATTTTAGCAGAAGGTAGATTGGTAAACCTTGGTTGTGCAACTGGTCACCCAAGTTTTGTAATGTCTAACTCATTTACCAACCAAACTTTAGCTCAAATTGAACTTTGGACAAATTCTGAAGCTTACGAAAACAAAGTGTACATGTTACCAAAACATTTAGATGAAAAAGTAGCAGCACTTCACCTTAAAAAATTAGGTGTAGAGTTAGAAACACTTTCTCCAGAACAAGCTAAATATATTGGTGTAGAAGTAGAAGGTCCTTTCAAACCAGAATACTACAGATACTAA
- a CDS encoding TolC family protein gives MNRFYKNISLSFFTILLIGCKAPMPTVIKDETKENLPKNFAQSTNDGTRNIGNNPWKEFFTDQNLQKLIETALANNQELMKTYQEIEMAKSNVLYQKGKLSPFVNVGGSIGVKKAGRYTSEGAGDASTKMEGDQPIPDPLFNYEGGLNASWEIDIWKKLRDEKDAAVAHYLSTVEGKNFILSNLIAEIANNYYELIALDRQLDIIHQYIQINEKALEIAKIQKEAAATTELAVKKFEAELAKSKAEEYVIKQDITEKENIINALTGRFPQNIERSTENMMPPLPEQIFTGIPSQLLENRPDIRQAEYELTASKLDVEVARKEFYPSLGISASLGLEAFKPSYLVKFPESVAYHLAGELAGPLINKSAIKANFQYANAKQLEALYEYDKTILNAYLEVSNKMSKIKNLNQYYELKNQESKALEKSIDIAQLLFKNSRADYLEVLMNNRDLLDAKIELVEAQKNQLTSVVEIYKSLGGGWK, from the coding sequence ATGAACCGATTTTATAAAAACATAAGCCTTTCTTTTTTCACCATATTATTAATAGGTTGTAAAGCTCCTATGCCTACTGTGATTAAAGATGAAACGAAAGAAAATCTCCCTAAAAATTTCGCTCAATCTACCAATGATGGAACAAGAAACATAGGAAATAATCCTTGGAAGGAGTTTTTCACAGACCAAAATCTTCAAAAATTGATAGAAACAGCTTTGGCCAATAACCAAGAGCTGATGAAAACTTATCAAGAAATAGAAATGGCCAAAAGCAATGTTCTTTATCAAAAAGGGAAACTATCTCCTTTTGTAAATGTGGGTGGCTCTATTGGCGTAAAAAAAGCAGGAAGATACACCAGTGAAGGCGCTGGTGATGCAAGTACCAAAATGGAAGGAGACCAACCTATTCCAGACCCACTATTTAATTATGAAGGTGGGTTAAATGCAAGTTGGGAAATAGATATCTGGAAAAAGTTAAGAGACGAAAAAGATGCTGCAGTGGCACATTATCTCTCTACTGTAGAAGGAAAAAATTTCATTCTCTCCAATTTAATTGCAGAAATTGCAAATAATTATTATGAACTTATTGCTCTTGACCGCCAGTTAGATATTATTCATCAATATATTCAGATTAATGAAAAAGCTCTAGAAATAGCAAAAATTCAAAAAGAAGCAGCGGCAACTACCGAATTAGCTGTGAAAAAATTCGAAGCAGAATTAGCAAAATCAAAAGCCGAAGAATATGTAATCAAACAAGACATTACCGAAAAAGAAAACATAATTAATGCTTTAACGGGAAGATTTCCGCAAAATATTGAACGCTCTACCGAAAATATGATGCCTCCTCTTCCTGAACAAATTTTTACAGGAATTCCTTCTCAATTGCTGGAAAACAGACCAGATATTAGACAAGCAGAATATGAACTTACCGCTTCAAAATTAGATGTAGAAGTGGCTCGTAAAGAGTTCTACCCTTCTTTGGGAATATCTGCTTCGCTAGGGTTAGAAGCCTTTAAACCAAGTTATTTGGTAAAATTTCCAGAATCAGTAGCCTATCACCTTGCTGGTGAATTAGCAGGACCACTGATTAATAAATCTGCAATTAAAGCCAATTTTCAGTATGCCAATGCTAAACAGTTAGAAGCATTGTATGAATATGATAAAACCATACTGAACGCTTACCTAGAGGTTTCTAACAAAATGTCAAAAATCAAAAACCTTAATCAATATTATGAATTAAAAAACCAAGAAAGTAAAGCATTAGAAAAATCAATAGACATTGCTCAACTTCTTTTCAAAAATTCTAGAGCAGACTATCTTGAAGTATTGATGAATAATAGAGATTTACTAGATGCTAAAATAGAACTTGTAGAAGCACAAAAAAACCAACTCACCTCTGTAGTCGAAATTTATAAAAGTTTAGGCGGAGGCTGGAAATAA
- a CDS encoding efflux RND transporter permease subunit: MFNKYIRRPVLSIVISLIVVFLGALALIELPVTQFPSISPPKVNITVEYPGSNNELMVKSVIIPLEQSLNGVPGLKYMTSDAGNDGEGSIQLVFNLGTDPNIAAVNVQNRVSSAVNKLPPIVVREGVKITREEPNMLMYVNLYSNDKKADQKFLFNYADINILPELKRIDGVGFADILGDRQYAMRIWLKPDRMTAYNISADEVMEALNEQSLEASPGRTGESSGKVSQSFEYVIKYPGRFTKEEEYKNIIIKANSNGEFVRLKDIAEVEFGSMMYDIYSTLNGKPSAAITIKQSYGSNASQVIKDVKELLTKLEKKDFPKGMHYEISYDVSRFLDASMEKVVHTLFEAFILVSIVVFLFLGDLRSTIIPTLAVPVSLIGAFAVMSAFGITLNLISLFALVMAIGVVVDDAIVVIEAVHAKMEEKNLSPLKATEEAMHEISGAIIAITLVMASVFIPIAFMSGPVGVFYRQFSITMVSAIILSGLVALTLTPALCALILKNNHGKQRKKTPVNNFLDQFNNFFNRGANKYEGLLQKFVTKKMFTLPILLIFCLGTFFLSNKVPSGFIPGEDQGMIYAIVQTPPGSTLERTHKIALDLQKKTKKIEGVQSVSSLAGYEILTEGTSSNTGTCLINLKNWSERKHSATEIIEQLEEIAKEIPGANIEFFQPPSIPGYGAAGGFELRLLDKAGSGDYHKMEEVSKQFVEDLKKRPELGNAFSFYSASFPQYMMRVDNDMAEQKGVSVGKAMDNLSTLIGSNYETGFIRFDRPYKVIVQAGPQYRALPQDLLKLYTKNDKDQMVPYSDFMHLEKVYGMSEITRHNLYNSSEVSGNPAEGYSSGEAINAIKEVAEKTLPRGFDIDWAGISKDEVSRGNEAIYIFLVCLGFVYLILSAQYESFVLPLPIILSLPIGIFGAFLCLELFGLENNIYAQIAMIMLIGLLGKNAVLIVEFAVQRRAAGEEIAKAAIQAATLRFRPILMTSFAFIAGLIPLAIATGPGAIGNRTIGTAAAGGMLIGTVFGLIIIPGLYFLFGTISDKLRMAEHEDENPLTEEIDNNEPIL; the protein is encoded by the coding sequence ATGTTTAATAAATATATAAGAAGACCCGTTCTCTCTATAGTCATTTCATTGATTGTAGTTTTTCTCGGTGCGCTTGCCCTCATAGAATTGCCAGTGACGCAGTTTCCATCTATTTCGCCGCCCAAAGTAAATATTACAGTAGAATATCCTGGTTCTAATAATGAATTAATGGTAAAATCTGTAATCATTCCGCTAGAACAATCTCTCAATGGAGTTCCGGGTTTAAAATACATGACTTCTGATGCTGGAAATGACGGAGAAGGCTCTATACAATTGGTTTTTAACCTAGGAACAGACCCTAATATTGCTGCAGTAAATGTACAGAACAGAGTTTCGTCTGCAGTTAATAAACTTCCGCCAATTGTAGTAAGAGAAGGGGTGAAAATCACCAGAGAAGAGCCCAACATGTTGATGTATGTAAATCTTTACAGTAATGACAAGAAAGCAGACCAAAAATTCTTGTTCAACTATGCAGATATCAATATTCTTCCTGAACTCAAAAGAATAGACGGTGTAGGTTTTGCTGATATTTTAGGAGACCGACAGTACGCCATGAGAATTTGGTTAAAGCCAGATAGAATGACTGCTTACAACATCTCTGCTGATGAAGTAATGGAAGCCTTAAACGAACAAAGTTTAGAAGCTTCTCCGGGTAGAACTGGCGAAAGTTCTGGTAAAGTCTCACAAAGTTTCGAATACGTCATCAAATATCCCGGTAGATTTACCAAAGAAGAAGAATACAAGAATATTATTATAAAAGCGAATTCTAATGGTGAATTTGTAAGGTTAAAGGACATAGCAGAGGTAGAATTTGGAAGCATGATGTATGATATCTACTCTACCTTAAACGGGAAACCTTCTGCAGCAATTACCATTAAGCAATCTTATGGCTCTAATGCGAGTCAAGTAATTAAAGATGTAAAAGAACTCTTGACCAAATTAGAAAAAAAAGACTTCCCAAAAGGTATGCATTATGAAATAAGTTATGATGTTTCCAGATTTTTGGATGCTTCTATGGAAAAAGTAGTTCATACTCTTTTCGAGGCGTTTATTCTGGTATCAATTGTTGTATTCTTATTCTTAGGAGATTTACGTTCAACCATTATTCCTACACTTGCCGTTCCCGTCTCATTAATTGGAGCTTTCGCAGTAATGTCTGCATTTGGGATTACCTTAAATCTTATTTCCTTATTCGCGTTAGTTATGGCAATTGGGGTGGTAGTAGATGACGCCATAGTAGTGATAGAAGCAGTACATGCCAAGATGGAAGAAAAAAATCTCTCTCCGTTAAAAGCTACTGAAGAAGCCATGCACGAAATAAGTGGCGCAATCATTGCCATCACTTTGGTAATGGCATCTGTATTTATCCCTATTGCTTTCATGTCTGGACCTGTAGGTGTTTTTTATAGACAATTTTCCATTACTATGGTTTCCGCAATTATCCTATCTGGTTTAGTTGCACTTACTTTAACCCCTGCTCTGTGTGCTTTAATTCTCAAAAATAATCACGGAAAACAAAGAAAGAAAACACCTGTCAATAATTTTCTAGATCAGTTTAATAATTTCTTCAACAGAGGTGCAAATAAATACGAAGGATTACTTCAAAAATTTGTCACAAAAAAAATGTTTACCCTTCCGATATTGTTGATTTTTTGTTTGGGAACATTTTTCTTGAGCAACAAGGTTCCTTCTGGATTCATCCCTGGAGAAGACCAAGGAATGATTTACGCCATAGTACAAACTCCGCCAGGCTCTACCTTAGAGAGAACACATAAAATCGCTTTAGACCTGCAGAAAAAAACGAAAAAGATAGAAGGCGTACAGTCTGTTTCTTCATTAGCCGGGTACGAAATTCTTACCGAAGGAACAAGTTCTAATACTGGGACTTGTCTAATTAATCTTAAAAACTGGAGTGAGAGAAAACATTCTGCTACAGAAATCATAGAACAGTTAGAAGAGATTGCCAAAGAAATTCCAGGAGCTAATATTGAGTTTTTCCAGCCACCTTCTATCCCAGGTTATGGAGCAGCAGGAGGTTTTGAACTTCGTTTATTAGACAAAGCTGGTAGTGGTGATTATCATAAAATGGAAGAAGTGAGCAAACAATTTGTAGAAGATCTTAAAAAAAGACCAGAACTTGGTAATGCCTTTTCTTTTTATTCCGCAAGTTTCCCTCAGTACATGATGAGAGTAGATAATGATATGGCAGAGCAAAAAGGAGTAAGCGTAGGAAAAGCCATGGATAATCTCTCTACACTTATTGGGTCTAATTACGAAACGGGTTTTATAAGATTTGACAGACCTTACAAGGTTATTGTTCAAGCTGGGCCACAATATCGTGCATTGCCACAAGATTTACTCAAATTATACACTAAAAATGATAAAGACCAAATGGTTCCTTATTCAGATTTTATGCACTTAGAAAAAGTATATGGAATGTCTGAAATTACTCGTCATAATCTTTACAATTCTTCTGAGGTAAGTGGTAATCCCGCTGAAGGATACAGTAGTGGTGAAGCGATTAATGCCATAAAAGAAGTGGCCGAAAAAACTTTACCTAGAGGGTTTGACATCGATTGGGCAGGTATTTCTAAAGATGAAGTAAGCCGAGGAAATGAAGCTATTTATATTTTCTTGGTATGTTTAGGATTTGTTTACCTCATCTTATCAGCACAGTACGAAAGCTTTGTTTTACCATTACCTATTATTTTATCCTTACCAATTGGGATTTTCGGAGCGTTTTTGTGCTTAGAATTATTTGGTTTAGAAAATAATATTTATGCACAGATTGCCATGATTATGCTCATAGGTTTATTGGGAAAAAATGCAGTATTAATTGTAGAATTTGCTGTACAAAGAAGAGCTGCTGGAGAAGAAATTGCCAAAGCAGCTATACAAGCCGCTACTTTACGTTTTAGACCTATTTTGATGACTTCATTTGCATTTATTGCTGGGCTTATACCACTAGCAATAGCAACTGGACCGGGAGCTATAGGAAACAGAACCATAGGAACAGCAGCAGCTGGAGGAATGCTGATAGGAACCGTTTTTGGACTTATCATTATTCCAGGTTTATACTTCCTTTTCGGAACAATTTCAGATAAACTCAGAATGGCAGAACACGAAGACGAAAATCCTTTAACCGAAGAAATTGACAATAATGAACCGATTTTATAA